A stretch of the Bacteroidales bacterium genome encodes the following:
- a CDS encoding HlyD family efflux transporter periplasmic adaptor subunit, producing MNKIISILTVGTLILASCGNKNDKADAYGNFEAIETIISSQTTGTILRCNINEGDILQTGDTAYIIDTIALILQQQQVLSQRNAVSSKFSGIIAQVDVLNQQKEVLIKEQKRVLNLLKDSAATQKQLDDINGKLNILNTQIQQVKTQNQSLFEELKVFDAQTKSILNLIQKSTIINPINGTVLVKYSEQYEIAAPGKALYKIADISEIILRAYISGTQSGEIKIGQTVRVFIDASEDEYKKYPGVISWISDKAEFTPKIIQTKEERVNLVYAVKIKVKNDGSIKIGMPGEVRF from the coding sequence ATGAACAAAATAATTTCAATATTAACAGTCGGCACTTTAATACTTGCTTCTTGCGGAAATAAAAATGATAAAGCCGACGCATACGGTAACTTTGAAGCAATTGAAACTATTATTTCATCTCAAACAACCGGAACTATTTTGAGGTGTAATATTAATGAAGGAGATATTCTGCAAACAGGCGATACAGCATATATCATTGATACAATTGCACTTATACTCCAACAGCAACAAGTTTTAAGTCAAAGAAATGCTGTATCATCAAAGTTTTCGGGCATTATTGCACAAGTTGATGTTTTAAATCAGCAAAAAGAAGTTCTGATTAAAGAACAAAAAAGGGTATTAAATTTATTAAAAGACAGTGCTGCAACACAAAAGCAATTGGATGATATTAACGGCAAGTTGAATATCTTGAATACACAAATCCAACAAGTTAAAACACAAAATCAAAGCTTGTTTGAAGAATTGAAAGTTTTTGATGCTCAAACAAAATCTATTCTGAATTTAATTCAAAAATCGACAATTATTAATCCTATTAACGGAACTGTATTAGTAAAATATTCAGAACAATATGAAATTGCAGCTCCGGGAAAAGCTCTTTACAAAATTGCTGATATATCAGAAATAATTCTTCGAGCATATATCAGCGGAACTCAATCAGGTGAAATCAAAATTGGACAAACGGTTAGAGTATTTATTGATGCTTCAGAAGATGAATATAAAAAATATCCGGGAGTAATTAGTTGGATTTCTGACAAAGCTGAATTTACACCAAAGATTATTCAAACAAAAGAAGAACGTGTGAATTTAGTTTATGCCGTAAAAATAAAAGTTAAAAATGACGGAAGTATTAAAATCGGTATGCCGGGGGAAGTTCGGTTTTAA
- a CDS encoding transposase produces MGIKNKTTSNELYFLTFTVVDWVDVFTKAKYKHIIVDALQFAVNNKGLDLFAWCIMTNHIHLIARSKKNFELSDIIRDFKKFTNKAIIKLIEEEPESRRKWMLYRFEFHGKYNPKIKDYKFWKDGSDAKHIYSKEFFMQKLNYIHNNPVKDEIVAEPHHYLYSSAIDYTDEKGLVDVIVV; encoded by the coding sequence ATGGGAATAAAAAACAAAACAACATCAAATGAGCTTTACTTTTTAACATTTACAGTTGTTGATTGGGTTGATGTTTTTACAAAAGCAAAATACAAACACATTATTGTTGATGCATTACAATTTGCTGTTAATAATAAAGGATTAGACCTTTTTGCATGGTGTATTATGACAAATCATATCCACTTGATTGCAAGAAGCAAGAAAAATTTTGAGCTTTCGGATATTATCAGAGATTTTAAAAAATTTACAAATAAAGCAATCATTAAATTAATTGAAGAAGAACCTGAAAGCAGAAGAAAGTGGATGTTATACAGATTTGAGTTTCACGGAAAATATAATCCGAAAATAAAAGATTACAAATTTTGGAAAGACGGCAGTGATGCAAAACATATTTATTCAAAAGAGTTTTTTATGCAAAAGCTAAATTACATTCATAACAATCCTGTTAAAGATGAAATTGTTGCAGAACCTCATCATTATTTATACAGTTCTGCAATTGATTATACTGATGAAAAGGGGCTTGTGGATGTAATTGTTGTTTGA
- a CDS encoding ABC transporter ATP-binding protein, with translation MKELSIKISNISKSYDDVTAIKDISFNVKKGELFGLIGPDGAGKTTLIRILTTLLLSDTGKANVESLDVVKNLKKIRQIIGYMPGRFSLYQDLTVEENLNFFATIFGTTIEENYELVKDIYSHIEPFKARKAGDLSGGMKQKLALSCALIHKPKVLFLDEPTTGVDAVSRKEFWDMLKKLQKKDITILVSTPYMDEASLCDRVALMQKGEIMSIDTPENITNQFEKILFSIKADNKFKLIKDLRDYEYQNSVNAFGQFIHYTDKSENRKIDDIKYYLKEKKHTNIEVKIIQANIEDCFIELMKE, from the coding sequence ATGAAGGAACTATCAATTAAAATATCAAATATCTCAAAAAGTTACGATGATGTAACTGCAATAAAAGACATTTCTTTTAATGTAAAAAAAGGTGAACTTTTCGGATTAATCGGTCCTGACGGTGCCGGAAAAACTACATTAATTAGAATTCTGACAACTTTGCTGTTATCTGATACAGGAAAAGCAAATGTAGAAAGTTTGGATGTTGTAAAAAATTTAAAAAAAATTCGACAAATCATCGGTTATATGCCCGGGAGGTTTTCATTGTATCAAGATTTAACTGTTGAAGAAAATCTAAACTTTTTTGCAACAATTTTCGGAACAACAATAGAAGAAAACTATGAACTTGTAAAAGATATTTATTCACATATCGAACCCTTTAAAGCCAGAAAAGCAGGTGATTTATCAGGCGGAATGAAACAAAAATTAGCATTATCATGTGCATTAATTCATAAACCGAAAGTTCTTTTTTTAGACGAACCGACAACAGGAGTTGATGCTGTTTCTCGTAAAGAATTTTGGGATATGCTTAAAAAACTTCAAAAAAAGGATATTACAATTTTAGTTTCAACACCATATATGGATGAAGCAAGTTTATGCGACAGAGTTGCATTAATGCAAAAAGGAGAAATTATGAGTATTGATACGCCCGAAAATATTACAAATCAATTTGAAAAAATATTGTTTTCAATTAAAGCAGATAATAAATTCAAGTTAATCAAAGATTTAAGAGACTACGAATATCAAAATTCAGTAAATGCATTCGGACAATTTATTCATTATACAGACAAATCAGAAAACCGAAAAATTGATGATATAAAATATTACTTAAAAGAAAAAAAACATACAAATATTGAAGTTAAAATTATTCAAGCAAATATTGAAGATTGTTTTATTGAACTGATGAAGGAGTAG